One Penaeus chinensis breed Huanghai No. 1 chromosome 12, ASM1920278v2, whole genome shotgun sequence DNA segment encodes these proteins:
- the LOC125030876 gene encoding uncharacterized protein F54F2.9-like — MARLLALLALVVVVWALPGHCWDSEEMELFDLVEEVGENFYEVLGISQDATTTEVKKAYRRLSLQLHPDKNDAPDADVKFRQLVSIYDVLRDEGRRARYEKVLVEGLPDWRSPIYYYRRARKMSLLEISIILTVVISITQYLMAWGSYIDKKHSLEEFLIRKYKIKDRKKRKGEDLQNISKMEEELSLIPKPSWWNILPIQLVKLVIFLVTGGPGIVREILAGIQREKERKLKEKEEHELEEKRLKEEEEKRKEKKASRKEARKRVTQYPEYSGGECILEAVDGPDSEDRVLRKPKPEPSSIPVITGGPWTDEEFSELARLMAKYPGGTVDRWERIAETMGRTVYEVTKMSEKVKARLAQRFSDMKSEESASEVKVKVKTRAEKTDLAAGSDEAWNTIQQKALEKALKQFPKGTDQRWDRIANAVPEKTKEECMLRFKFLAEKIRKKKEEAEKHPDDDQHNEEQSENTHEEELDEAELECKPSSKNNLIKTNSTKGNSLPGDDREEVSLDQNEEGEEDNTE; from the exons gatgcaacaacaacagaagttaAAAAGGCGTACCGTCGACTGTCCCTTCAGCTTCATCCTGATAAGAATGATGCACCAGATGCTGATGTTAAATTTAGGCAG CTTGTTTCTATATACGACGTCCTTCGGGATGAAGGGCGAAGGGCTCGTTATGAGAAAGTCTTAGTGGAGGGCTTGCCTGACTGGCGCTCTCCTATATACTATTACCGCCGTGCTCGCAAAATGTCCCTGCTGGAAATTTCAATCATCTTGACGGTTGTTATATCCATAACACAGTATCTTATGGCCTGGGGTTCATATATTGATAAGAAGCATAGTTTG GAAGAGTTCCTCATTCGAAAGTACAAGATCAAAGACCGCaaaaagaggaagggtgaggaccTGCAGAATATAtcaaagatggaggaagagctGAGTCTCATCCCAAAACCAAG CTGGTGGAACATTTTACCCATTCAGCTGGTCAAACTGGTAATTTTCCTGGTAACTGGAGGACCTGGCATTGTGCGAGAGATACTGGCTGGGatccagagagaaaaggagagaaaattgaaggagaaggaagaacacgAGTTAGAAGAGAAAAGACTCAAGGAAGAG gaagaaaaacgtaAAGAGAAGAAGGCCAGCAGAAAGGAGGCCCGCAAGAGGGTGACTCAATATCCCGAATACTCTGGTGGAGAGTGCATCCTGGAGGCAGTGGATGGTCCTGACTCCGAGGATAGG GTTCTCAGAAAGCCCAAACCAGAACCGTCCTCCATTCCTGTAATCACAGGAGGCCCCTGGACAGATGAGGAATTCTCTGAACTTGCACGACTCATGGCCAA ATATCCAGGCGGGACTGTGGACAGATGGGAGCGCATTGCAGAGACAATGGGTCGCACTGTCTATGAGGTCACTAAGATGTCCGAGAAGGTGAAAGCCCGACTTGCACAGCGATTCTCGGATATGAAATCTGAAGAATCTGCGAGTGAGGTTAAG GTAAAAGTGAAGACAAGGGCAGAGAAAACAGACTTAGCTGCCGGCAGTGATGAGGCCTGGAACACAATCCAGCAGAAAGCCCTCGAGAAAGCGCTGAAACAGTTTCCAAAGGGCACCGATCAGAGATGGGACAGAATTGCAAATGCTGTTCCTGAGAAAACTAAG GAGGAATGCATGCTACGCTTTAAATTTCTGGCAGAGAAGATTcgcaagaagaaggaggaagctgAGAAACACCCAGATGATGACCAGCATAATGAAGAACAGTCTGAGAACACACATGAAGAGGAACTGGACGAGGCAGAACTCGAGTGTAAACCAAGCAGTAAAAATAACCTCATAAAAACAAATAGCACAAAGGGAAATTCCTTACCAGGGGACGACAGAGAGGAAGTTAGTCTAGACCagaatgaagaaggggaggaggacaataCTGAGTGA
- the LOC125030881 gene encoding endoplasmic reticulum resident protein 29-like, with protein MHKLVAILGLVFVAETTGAINAKGCTPLDSWTFDKIVPKFKAAIIKFDIAYPYGKKQEEYTKLSAAGRGSVDLLVAEVGVKDYGDMENMDLAERFGVKKDDFPVVKLFLSGHEDPIDFDGDFTDEELKKFIRRHSEVYIGLQGCLEIFDRIADKFIDTDNLNERKSLLREAEDEWDKIKSQSDQKIAETYVKIMRRVVEKGSDFIDLEKTRVRGVMAGQITKEKRDEMEGRLNILKSFAHDEL; from the exons ATGCATAAGCTCGTGGCGATTTTGGGGCTCGTTTTCGTAGCTGAGACGACGGGGGCTATTAATGCTAAGGGATGTACGCCCCTGGATTCGTGGACTTTCGATAAG ATTGTTCCAAAATTCAAAGCAGCTATAATCAAATTCGACATCGCTTACCCTTATGGGAAAAAGCAGGAGGAGTACACCAAGCTGTCTGCTGCAGGGAGAGGTTCAGTAGATCTCCTGGTAGCAGAAGTGGGAGTGAAAGATTATGGAGATATGGAAAATATGGACCTAGCTGAGAGATTTGGCGTTAAGAAGGACGATTTCCCTGTGGTGAAGCTGTTTCTGAGTGGGCATGAGGACCCAATTGACTTTGATGGGGATTTCACTGATGAGGAGCTGAAGAAGTTCATCCGGCGTCACTCTGAGGTCTACATCGGGCTTCAGGGTTGCCTAGAAATCTTCGATCGCATTGCTGACAAGTTTATTGACACAGATAAcctgaatgagagaaagagtctTCTCAGAGAAGCAGAGGATGAGTGGGACAAGATCAAGAGCCAGTCTGATCAGAAGATTGCAGAAACGTATGTCAAGATTATGCGACGGGTGGTGGAAAAAGGGAGCGACTTCATAGATCTTGAGAAGACAAGGGTCAGAGGAGTAATGGCTGGACAGattacgaaagaaaagagagatgagatggaaggCAGGTTAAATATTCTAAAGTCATTTGCACATGATGAATTGTGA